The segment GGAGCTATCCGATCTGTTCCGAATCGACTATTCCACCATGTTGCGGATCCTGCACCGCAACGTAGCCGATCATCCCGAGATCCGGCGGTTCGCACGGTACGATCTGAAGTCCGTAGCGGATCTGCACCGGACCACAGCCGAGCCGCTCAAAGTCGATCTGGACTCGTACTTTCTGACGCTGCACGAGGTCCGCGAGATCCTGGCAGCCGAGCTCGCCCCGATGGTATATACGACAGTGCTCCGCCAGGCGGCCAAAGGCGAGATCCCAGCGGT is part of the Effusibacillus pohliae DSM 22757 genome and harbors:
- a CDS encoding MerR family transcriptional regulator is translated as MSPIYCTIKELSDLFRIDYSTMLRILHRNVADHPEIRRFARYDLKSVADLHRTTAEPLKVDLDSYFLTLHEVREILAAELAPMVYTTVLRQAAKGEIPAVKFWDTYRLPETMLRRWLKEGRIRKHKR